One window of the Equus caballus isolate H_3958 breed thoroughbred chromosome 2, TB-T2T, whole genome shotgun sequence genome contains the following:
- the ATP13A2 gene encoding polyamine-transporting ATPase 13A2 isoform X1 yields the protein MTTLDIHFPKDSSPLVGNTPAGYGTLTIETSVDPLSSSVSSVRLSGYCGSPWRVIGYHAVVWMMAGIPLLLFRWKPVWGVRLRLQPCNLARAETLVIEIRDKEDSSWQLYTVQVQTEAISEDSLELPPQAQAGDSRSQAAVGAVPEGAWKDTAQLHRNEEAQRMLRYYLFQGRRYVWIETQQAFCQVSLLDHGRTCDDIHHSRSGLGPHDQTVRKTIYGPNVISVPVKSYPQLLVDEALNPYYGFQAFSIGLWLADHYYWYALCILLISTVSICLSLYKTRKQSQTLRDMVKLSVRVCVCRPGGEEEWVDSSELVPGDCLVLPREGGLVPCDAALVAGECMVNESSLTGESVPVLKTALPEGPGPYCPETHRRHTLFCGTLVLQARAFVGPQVLAVVTRTGFCTAKGGLVSSILHPRPINFKFYKHSMKFLAALSVLAFFGTIYSIFILHRNQVPLHEIVIRALDLVTVVVPPTLPAAMTVCTLYAQSRLRSQGIFCIHPLRINLGGKLRLVCFDKTGTLTEDSLDVMGVVPLKGQAFLPLVPEPHRLPTGPLLRALATCHALSRLQDTPVGDPMDLKMVESTGWVLEEGPAADSVFGTQVLAVMRPPLREPQLQGTEEPPVPLSILGRFPFSSALQRMNVVVAWPGAAQPEAYVKGSPELVAGLCNPATVPTDFTQMLQSYTAAGYRVVALASKPLPIAPSLEAAQQLTRDTVEQDLSLLGLLVMRNLLKPQTTPVIQALRRTRIRTVMVTGDNLQTAVTVARGCGMVGPQERLVIVHATPPERGQPASLELLPVEPSTAENGAKDPDQAASYIVEPDPRSSHLALSGSTFGVLMKHFPRLLPKVLVQGTVFARMAPEQKTELVCELQKLQYCVGMCGDGANDCGALKAADVGISLSQAEASVVSSFTSSVASIECVPMVIREGRCSLDTSFSVFKYMALYSLTQFISVLLLYTINTNLGDLQFLTIDLVITTTVAVLMSRTGPALELGRARPPGALLSVPVLGSLLLQVALVASVQLGGYFLTVGQPWFVPLNRTVPAPDNLPNYENTVVFSLSSFQYLILAAAVSKGAPFRRPIYTNVPFLVALALLSSILVGLLLVPGLLQGPLALRNIADTCFKLLLLALVAFNFVGAFMLESVLDQCLPGCLLRLRPKRASKKRFKQLEQELAEQPWPPPGPGR from the exons ATGACCACACTCGACATCcacttccccaaag ACAGCAGCCCTCTCGTGGGCAACACGCCGGCCGGCTATGGGACCCTGACGATAGAGACGTCTGTCGATCCCCTCAGCTCCTCAGTTTCATCCGTG AGGCTCAGCGGCTACTGTGGCAGTCCGTGGAGGGTCATCGGCTATCACGCCGTGGTCTGGATGATGGCGGGGATCCCTTTGCTGCTGTTCCGCTGGAAGCCCGTGTGGGGGGTGCGGCTGCGGCTCCAGCCATGCAACCTGGCCCGCGCGGAAACACTCGTCATCgaaataagagacaaagag GATAGTTCTTGGCAGCTCTACACTGTCCAGGTGCAGACGGAGGCCATCAGTGAAGACAG CCTGGAGCTGCccccccaggcccaggcagggGACAGCCGGAGCCAGGCGGCCGTGGGGGCAGTACCAGAGGGCGCATGGAAGGACACCGCCCAGCTCCACAGGAACGAAGAGGCG cagCGGATGCTGCGTTACTACCTGTTTCAGGGCCGCCGCTACGTCTGGATCGAGACCCAGCAGGCCTTCTGCCAAGTCAG CCTGCTGGACCATGGCCGCACCTGTGACGACATCCACCACTCCCGCTCCGGCCTCGGCCCCCATGACCAAACCGTGAG GAAGACCATCTACGGCCCCAACGTGATCAGCGTACCAGTCAAGTCCTATCCGCAGCTGCTGGTGGATGAG GCACTGAACCCCTACTATGGCTTCCAGGCCTTCAGCATCGGGCTGTGGCTGGCCGACCACTACTACTGGTACGCCCTGTGCATCCTCCTCATCTCCACCGTCTCCATCTGCCTGTCGCTGTACAAGACCAGAAAG CAAAGCCAGACCCTGAGGGACATGGTCAAGCTGTCCGTGCGGGTGTGCGTGTGCCGGCCTGGGGGAG AGGAGGAGTGGGTCGACTCCAGCGAGCTGGTGCCTGGAGACTGCCTGGTGCTGCCCCGGGAGGGCGGGCTGGTGCCCTGCGATGCCGCCCTGGTGGCTGGCGAGTGCATGGTCAACGAGAGCTCCCTAACAG GGGAGAGCGTTCCAGTGCTGAAGACGGCCCTGCCGGAGGGGCCGGGGCCCTACTGCCCAGAGACCCACCGGCGGCACACACTCTTCTGCGGGACCCTCGTCTTGCAGGCCCGCGCCTTTGTAGGACCCCAAGTCCTGGCGGTGGTGACCCGGACAG gGTTCTGCACGGCTAAGGGGGGCCTAGTGAGCTCCATCTTGCATCCCCGGCCCATCAACTTCAAGTTCTACAAACACAGCATGAAGTTTCTGGCTGCCCTCTCTGTCCTGG CTTTCTTCGGCACCATCTACAGCATCTTCATCCTACACCGCAACCAG GTGCCTCTGCATGAGATTGTGATCCGGGCTCTGGACCTGGTGACAGTGGTGGTGCCGCCCACCCTGCCGGCCGCCATGACTGTGTGCACGCTGTACGCCCAGAGCCGGCTACGGAGCCAGGGCATCTTCTGCATCCACCCGCTGCGCATCAACCTGGGTGGCAAGCTCCGGCTGGTGTGTTTCGACAAG ACAGGCACCCTCACTGAGGACAGCTTGGATGTGATGGGGGTGGTGCCCCTGAAGGGGCAGGCGTTCCTGCCCCTGGTCCCAGAGCCCCACCGCCTGCCCACGGGCCCCCTGCTCCGAGCACTGGCCACCTGCCATGCCCTCAGCCGGCTCCAGGACACCCCAGTGGGCGACCCCATGGACCTCAAGATGGTGGAATCTACTGGCTGG GTCCTGGAGGAGGGGCCAGCTGCAGACTCGGTGTTTGGGACCCAGGTCTTGGCGGTAATGAGACCCCCTCTTCGGGAGCCCCAGCTGCAGGGCACG GAGGAGCCCCCAGTGCCGCTCAGCATCCTCGGCCGCTTTCCCTTCTCGTCAGCCCTGCAGCGCATGAACGTGGTAGTGGCCTGGCCGGGGGCCGCTCAGCCTGAGGCCTACGTCAAAGGCTCCCCGGAGCTGGTGGCGGGCCTCTGCAACCCCGCCACAG TGCCCACCGACTTCACCCAGATGCTGCAGAGCTACACAGCTGCCGGCTACCGCGTGGTGGCCCTCGCTAGCAAGCCACTGCCCATCGCACCCAGCCTGGAAGCAGCTCAGCAACTGACGAG GGATACCGTGGAGCAGGATCTGAGCCTTCTGGGGCTGCTGGTCATGAGGAACCTGCTCAAACCACAGACGACACCCGTTATCCAGGCTCTGCGGAGGACCCGCATCCGCACCGTCATGGTGACAG GGGACAACCTGCAGACAGCGGTCACTGTGGCCCGGGGCTGTGGCATGGTGGGCCCCCAGGAGCGTCTGGTCATTGTCCACGCCACCCCCCCTGAGCGAGGCCAGCCCGCCTCCCTCGAGCTCCTACCAGTGGAACCCTCCACAGCCGAGAACGGGGCTAAG GATCCTGACCAGGCTGCAAGCTACATCGTGGAGCCAGACCCCCGATCCAGCCACCTGGCCCTCAGCGGGTCCACCTTTGGTGTCCTTATGAAGCACTTCCCCAGGCTGCTGCCCAAG GTCCTGGTCCAGGGCACCGTCTTTGCCCGAATGGCCCCTGAGCAGAAGACAGAGCTGGTGTGCGAGCTGCAGAAGCTTCA GTACTGCGTGGGCATGTGTGGGGATGGTGCCAACGACTGTGGGGCCCTGAAGGCGGCTGACGTGGGCATCTCACTCTCCCAGGCCGAGGCCTCCGTGGTCTCGTCCTTCACCTCCAGTGTGGCCAGCATCGAGTGTGTGCCCATGGTCATCAG GGAGGGCCGCTGTTCGCTCGACACGTCCTTCAGCGTCTTCAAGTACATGGCCCTGTACAGCCTGACTCAGTTCATCTCCGTCCTGCTTCTCTACACG ATCAACACCAACCTGGGCGACCTGCAGTTCCTGACCATCGACCTGGTCATCACCACCACGGTGGCGGTGCTCATGAGCCGTACGGGGCCAGCGCTGGAGCTGGGGCGGGCGCGGCCGCCGGGGGCACTTCTCAGCGTGCCCGTGCTGGGCAGCctgctgctgcaggtggccctggTGGCCAGTGTGCAGCTGGGGGGCTACTTCCTGACCGTAGGCCAGCCCTG GTTCGTGCCACTGAACAGGACAGTGCCCGCGCCGGACAACCTGCCCAACTATGAGAACACAGTGGTCTTCTCTCTGTCCAGCTTCCAGTACCTCATCCTGGCCGCGGCCGTGTCCAAGGGGGCGCCCTTCCGCCGGCCGATCTACACCAACG TGCCCTTCCTGGTGGCCCTGGCGCTCTTGAGCTCCATCCTGGTGGGCCTCCTCCTGGTCCCCGGCCTCCTGCAGGGGCCGCTGGCACTGAGGAACATTGCCGACACCTGCTtcaagctgctgctgctggccctggTCGCCTTCAACTTCGTGGGGGCCTTCATGCTGGAG AGTGTGCTGGACCAGTGCCTCCCGGGCTGCCTGCTGCGGCTCCGGCCCAAACGGGCCTCTAAGAAGCGCTTCAAGCAGCTGGAGCAGGAGCTGGCTGAGCAGCCGTGGCCGCCGCCCGGGCCCGGGAGGTAA
- the ATP13A2 gene encoding polyamine-transporting ATPase 13A2 isoform X7 encodes MTTLDIHFPKDSSPLVGNTPAGYGTLTIETSVDPLSSSVSSVRLSGYCGSPWRVIGYHAVVWMMAGIPLLLFRWKPVWGVRLRLQPCNLARAETLVIEIRDKEDSSWQLYTVQVQTEAISEDSLELPPQAQAGDSRSQAAVGAVPEGAWKDTAQLHRNEEAQRMLRYYLFQGRRYVWIETQQAFCQVSLLDHGRTCDDIHHSRSGLGPHDQTVRKTIYGPNVISVPVKSYPQLLVDEALNPYYGFQAFSIGLWLADHYYWYALCILLISTVSICLSLYKTRKQSQTLRDMVKLSVRVCVCRPGGEEEWVDSSELVPGDCLVLPREGGLVPCDAALVAGECMVNESSLTGESVPVLKTALPEGPGPYCPETHRRHTLFCGTLVLQARAFVGPQVLAVVTRTGFCTAKGGLVSSILHPRPINFKFYKHSMKFLAALSVLAFFGTIYSIFILHRNQVPLHEIVIRALDLVTVVVPPTLPAAMTVCTLYAQSRLRSQGIFCIHPLRINLGGKLRLVCFDKVLEEGPAADSVFGTQVLAVMRPPLREPQLQGTEEPPVPLSILGRFPFSSALQRMNVVVAWPGAAQPEAYVKGSPELVAGLCNPATVPTDFTQMLQSYTAAGYRVVALASKPLPIAPSLEAAQQLTRDTVEQDLSLLGLLVMRNLLKPQTTPVIQALRRTRIRTVMVTGDNLQTAVTVARGCGMVGPQERLVIVHATPPERGQPASLELLPVEPSTAENGAKDPDQAASYIVEPDPRSSHLALSGSTFGVLMKHFPRLLPKVLVQGTVFARMAPEQKTELVCELQKLQYCVGMCGDGANDCGALKAADVGISLSQAEASVVSSFTSSVASIECVPMVIREGRCSLDTSFSVFKYMALYSLTQFISVLLLYTINTNLGDLQFLTIDLVITTTVAVLMSRTGPALELGRARPPGALLSVPVLGSLLLQVALVASVQLGGYFLTVGQPWFVPLNRTVPAPDNLPNYENTVVFSLSSFQYLILAAAVSKGAPFRRPIYTNVPFLVALALLSSILVGLLLVPGLLQGPLALRNIADTCFKLLLLALVAFNFVGAFMLESVLDQCLPGCLLRLRPKRASKKRFKQLEQELAEQPWPPPGPGR; translated from the exons ATGACCACACTCGACATCcacttccccaaag ACAGCAGCCCTCTCGTGGGCAACACGCCGGCCGGCTATGGGACCCTGACGATAGAGACGTCTGTCGATCCCCTCAGCTCCTCAGTTTCATCCGTG AGGCTCAGCGGCTACTGTGGCAGTCCGTGGAGGGTCATCGGCTATCACGCCGTGGTCTGGATGATGGCGGGGATCCCTTTGCTGCTGTTCCGCTGGAAGCCCGTGTGGGGGGTGCGGCTGCGGCTCCAGCCATGCAACCTGGCCCGCGCGGAAACACTCGTCATCgaaataagagacaaagag GATAGTTCTTGGCAGCTCTACACTGTCCAGGTGCAGACGGAGGCCATCAGTGAAGACAG CCTGGAGCTGCccccccaggcccaggcagggGACAGCCGGAGCCAGGCGGCCGTGGGGGCAGTACCAGAGGGCGCATGGAAGGACACCGCCCAGCTCCACAGGAACGAAGAGGCG cagCGGATGCTGCGTTACTACCTGTTTCAGGGCCGCCGCTACGTCTGGATCGAGACCCAGCAGGCCTTCTGCCAAGTCAG CCTGCTGGACCATGGCCGCACCTGTGACGACATCCACCACTCCCGCTCCGGCCTCGGCCCCCATGACCAAACCGTGAG GAAGACCATCTACGGCCCCAACGTGATCAGCGTACCAGTCAAGTCCTATCCGCAGCTGCTGGTGGATGAG GCACTGAACCCCTACTATGGCTTCCAGGCCTTCAGCATCGGGCTGTGGCTGGCCGACCACTACTACTGGTACGCCCTGTGCATCCTCCTCATCTCCACCGTCTCCATCTGCCTGTCGCTGTACAAGACCAGAAAG CAAAGCCAGACCCTGAGGGACATGGTCAAGCTGTCCGTGCGGGTGTGCGTGTGCCGGCCTGGGGGAG AGGAGGAGTGGGTCGACTCCAGCGAGCTGGTGCCTGGAGACTGCCTGGTGCTGCCCCGGGAGGGCGGGCTGGTGCCCTGCGATGCCGCCCTGGTGGCTGGCGAGTGCATGGTCAACGAGAGCTCCCTAACAG GGGAGAGCGTTCCAGTGCTGAAGACGGCCCTGCCGGAGGGGCCGGGGCCCTACTGCCCAGAGACCCACCGGCGGCACACACTCTTCTGCGGGACCCTCGTCTTGCAGGCCCGCGCCTTTGTAGGACCCCAAGTCCTGGCGGTGGTGACCCGGACAG gGTTCTGCACGGCTAAGGGGGGCCTAGTGAGCTCCATCTTGCATCCCCGGCCCATCAACTTCAAGTTCTACAAACACAGCATGAAGTTTCTGGCTGCCCTCTCTGTCCTGG CTTTCTTCGGCACCATCTACAGCATCTTCATCCTACACCGCAACCAG GTGCCTCTGCATGAGATTGTGATCCGGGCTCTGGACCTGGTGACAGTGGTGGTGCCGCCCACCCTGCCGGCCGCCATGACTGTGTGCACGCTGTACGCCCAGAGCCGGCTACGGAGCCAGGGCATCTTCTGCATCCACCCGCTGCGCATCAACCTGGGTGGCAAGCTCCGGCTGGTGTGTTTCGACAAG GTCCTGGAGGAGGGGCCAGCTGCAGACTCGGTGTTTGGGACCCAGGTCTTGGCGGTAATGAGACCCCCTCTTCGGGAGCCCCAGCTGCAGGGCACG GAGGAGCCCCCAGTGCCGCTCAGCATCCTCGGCCGCTTTCCCTTCTCGTCAGCCCTGCAGCGCATGAACGTGGTAGTGGCCTGGCCGGGGGCCGCTCAGCCTGAGGCCTACGTCAAAGGCTCCCCGGAGCTGGTGGCGGGCCTCTGCAACCCCGCCACAG TGCCCACCGACTTCACCCAGATGCTGCAGAGCTACACAGCTGCCGGCTACCGCGTGGTGGCCCTCGCTAGCAAGCCACTGCCCATCGCACCCAGCCTGGAAGCAGCTCAGCAACTGACGAG GGATACCGTGGAGCAGGATCTGAGCCTTCTGGGGCTGCTGGTCATGAGGAACCTGCTCAAACCACAGACGACACCCGTTATCCAGGCTCTGCGGAGGACCCGCATCCGCACCGTCATGGTGACAG GGGACAACCTGCAGACAGCGGTCACTGTGGCCCGGGGCTGTGGCATGGTGGGCCCCCAGGAGCGTCTGGTCATTGTCCACGCCACCCCCCCTGAGCGAGGCCAGCCCGCCTCCCTCGAGCTCCTACCAGTGGAACCCTCCACAGCCGAGAACGGGGCTAAG GATCCTGACCAGGCTGCAAGCTACATCGTGGAGCCAGACCCCCGATCCAGCCACCTGGCCCTCAGCGGGTCCACCTTTGGTGTCCTTATGAAGCACTTCCCCAGGCTGCTGCCCAAG GTCCTGGTCCAGGGCACCGTCTTTGCCCGAATGGCCCCTGAGCAGAAGACAGAGCTGGTGTGCGAGCTGCAGAAGCTTCA GTACTGCGTGGGCATGTGTGGGGATGGTGCCAACGACTGTGGGGCCCTGAAGGCGGCTGACGTGGGCATCTCACTCTCCCAGGCCGAGGCCTCCGTGGTCTCGTCCTTCACCTCCAGTGTGGCCAGCATCGAGTGTGTGCCCATGGTCATCAG GGAGGGCCGCTGTTCGCTCGACACGTCCTTCAGCGTCTTCAAGTACATGGCCCTGTACAGCCTGACTCAGTTCATCTCCGTCCTGCTTCTCTACACG ATCAACACCAACCTGGGCGACCTGCAGTTCCTGACCATCGACCTGGTCATCACCACCACGGTGGCGGTGCTCATGAGCCGTACGGGGCCAGCGCTGGAGCTGGGGCGGGCGCGGCCGCCGGGGGCACTTCTCAGCGTGCCCGTGCTGGGCAGCctgctgctgcaggtggccctggTGGCCAGTGTGCAGCTGGGGGGCTACTTCCTGACCGTAGGCCAGCCCTG GTTCGTGCCACTGAACAGGACAGTGCCCGCGCCGGACAACCTGCCCAACTATGAGAACACAGTGGTCTTCTCTCTGTCCAGCTTCCAGTACCTCATCCTGGCCGCGGCCGTGTCCAAGGGGGCGCCCTTCCGCCGGCCGATCTACACCAACG TGCCCTTCCTGGTGGCCCTGGCGCTCTTGAGCTCCATCCTGGTGGGCCTCCTCCTGGTCCCCGGCCTCCTGCAGGGGCCGCTGGCACTGAGGAACATTGCCGACACCTGCTtcaagctgctgctgctggccctggTCGCCTTCAACTTCGTGGGGGCCTTCATGCTGGAG AGTGTGCTGGACCAGTGCCTCCCGGGCTGCCTGCTGCGGCTCCGGCCCAAACGGGCCTCTAAGAAGCGCTTCAAGCAGCTGGAGCAGGAGCTGGCTGAGCAGCCGTGGCCGCCGCCCGGGCCCGGGAGGTAA
- the ATP13A2 gene encoding polyamine-transporting ATPase 13A2 isoform X8, producing the protein MTTLDIHFPKDSSPLVGNTPAGYGTLTIETSVDPLSSSVSSVRLSGYCGSPWRVIGYHAVVWMMAGIPLLLFRWKPVWGVRLRLQPCNLARAETLVIEIRDKEDSSWQLYTVQVQTEAISEDSLELPPQAQAGDSRSQAAVGAVPEGAWKDTAQLHRNEEARMLRYYLFQGRRYVWIETQQAFCQVSLLDHGRTCDDIHHSRSGLGPHDQTVRKTIYGPNVISVPVKSYPQLLVDEALNPYYGFQAFSIGLWLADHYYWYALCILLISTVSICLSLYKTRKQSQTLRDMVKLSVRVCVCRPGGEEEWVDSSELVPGDCLVLPREGGLVPCDAALVAGECMVNESSLTGESVPVLKTALPEGPGPYCPETHRRHTLFCGTLVLQARAFVGPQVLAVVTRTGFCTAKGGLVSSILHPRPINFKFYKHSMKFLAALSVLAFFGTIYSIFILHRNQVPLHEIVIRALDLVTVVVPPTLPAAMTVCTLYAQSRLRSQGIFCIHPLRINLGGKLRLVCFDKVLEEGPAADSVFGTQVLAVMRPPLREPQLQGTEEPPVPLSILGRFPFSSALQRMNVVVAWPGAAQPEAYVKGSPELVAGLCNPATVPTDFTQMLQSYTAAGYRVVALASKPLPIAPSLEAAQQLTRDTVEQDLSLLGLLVMRNLLKPQTTPVIQALRRTRIRTVMVTGDNLQTAVTVARGCGMVGPQERLVIVHATPPERGQPASLELLPVEPSTAENGAKDPDQAASYIVEPDPRSSHLALSGSTFGVLMKHFPRLLPKVLVQGTVFARMAPEQKTELVCELQKLQYCVGMCGDGANDCGALKAADVGISLSQAEASVVSSFTSSVASIECVPMVIREGRCSLDTSFSVFKYMALYSLTQFISVLLLYTINTNLGDLQFLTIDLVITTTVAVLMSRTGPALELGRARPPGALLSVPVLGSLLLQVALVASVQLGGYFLTVGQPWFVPLNRTVPAPDNLPNYENTVVFSLSSFQYLILAAAVSKGAPFRRPIYTNVPFLVALALLSSILVGLLLVPGLLQGPLALRNIADTCFKLLLLALVAFNFVGAFMLESVLDQCLPGCLLRLRPKRASKKRFKQLEQELAEQPWPPPGPGR; encoded by the exons ATGACCACACTCGACATCcacttccccaaag ACAGCAGCCCTCTCGTGGGCAACACGCCGGCCGGCTATGGGACCCTGACGATAGAGACGTCTGTCGATCCCCTCAGCTCCTCAGTTTCATCCGTG AGGCTCAGCGGCTACTGTGGCAGTCCGTGGAGGGTCATCGGCTATCACGCCGTGGTCTGGATGATGGCGGGGATCCCTTTGCTGCTGTTCCGCTGGAAGCCCGTGTGGGGGGTGCGGCTGCGGCTCCAGCCATGCAACCTGGCCCGCGCGGAAACACTCGTCATCgaaataagagacaaagag GATAGTTCTTGGCAGCTCTACACTGTCCAGGTGCAGACGGAGGCCATCAGTGAAGACAG CCTGGAGCTGCccccccaggcccaggcagggGACAGCCGGAGCCAGGCGGCCGTGGGGGCAGTACCAGAGGGCGCATGGAAGGACACCGCCCAGCTCCACAGGAACGAAGAGGCG CGGATGCTGCGTTACTACCTGTTTCAGGGCCGCCGCTACGTCTGGATCGAGACCCAGCAGGCCTTCTGCCAAGTCAG CCTGCTGGACCATGGCCGCACCTGTGACGACATCCACCACTCCCGCTCCGGCCTCGGCCCCCATGACCAAACCGTGAG GAAGACCATCTACGGCCCCAACGTGATCAGCGTACCAGTCAAGTCCTATCCGCAGCTGCTGGTGGATGAG GCACTGAACCCCTACTATGGCTTCCAGGCCTTCAGCATCGGGCTGTGGCTGGCCGACCACTACTACTGGTACGCCCTGTGCATCCTCCTCATCTCCACCGTCTCCATCTGCCTGTCGCTGTACAAGACCAGAAAG CAAAGCCAGACCCTGAGGGACATGGTCAAGCTGTCCGTGCGGGTGTGCGTGTGCCGGCCTGGGGGAG AGGAGGAGTGGGTCGACTCCAGCGAGCTGGTGCCTGGAGACTGCCTGGTGCTGCCCCGGGAGGGCGGGCTGGTGCCCTGCGATGCCGCCCTGGTGGCTGGCGAGTGCATGGTCAACGAGAGCTCCCTAACAG GGGAGAGCGTTCCAGTGCTGAAGACGGCCCTGCCGGAGGGGCCGGGGCCCTACTGCCCAGAGACCCACCGGCGGCACACACTCTTCTGCGGGACCCTCGTCTTGCAGGCCCGCGCCTTTGTAGGACCCCAAGTCCTGGCGGTGGTGACCCGGACAG gGTTCTGCACGGCTAAGGGGGGCCTAGTGAGCTCCATCTTGCATCCCCGGCCCATCAACTTCAAGTTCTACAAACACAGCATGAAGTTTCTGGCTGCCCTCTCTGTCCTGG CTTTCTTCGGCACCATCTACAGCATCTTCATCCTACACCGCAACCAG GTGCCTCTGCATGAGATTGTGATCCGGGCTCTGGACCTGGTGACAGTGGTGGTGCCGCCCACCCTGCCGGCCGCCATGACTGTGTGCACGCTGTACGCCCAGAGCCGGCTACGGAGCCAGGGCATCTTCTGCATCCACCCGCTGCGCATCAACCTGGGTGGCAAGCTCCGGCTGGTGTGTTTCGACAAG GTCCTGGAGGAGGGGCCAGCTGCAGACTCGGTGTTTGGGACCCAGGTCTTGGCGGTAATGAGACCCCCTCTTCGGGAGCCCCAGCTGCAGGGCACG GAGGAGCCCCCAGTGCCGCTCAGCATCCTCGGCCGCTTTCCCTTCTCGTCAGCCCTGCAGCGCATGAACGTGGTAGTGGCCTGGCCGGGGGCCGCTCAGCCTGAGGCCTACGTCAAAGGCTCCCCGGAGCTGGTGGCGGGCCTCTGCAACCCCGCCACAG TGCCCACCGACTTCACCCAGATGCTGCAGAGCTACACAGCTGCCGGCTACCGCGTGGTGGCCCTCGCTAGCAAGCCACTGCCCATCGCACCCAGCCTGGAAGCAGCTCAGCAACTGACGAG GGATACCGTGGAGCAGGATCTGAGCCTTCTGGGGCTGCTGGTCATGAGGAACCTGCTCAAACCACAGACGACACCCGTTATCCAGGCTCTGCGGAGGACCCGCATCCGCACCGTCATGGTGACAG GGGACAACCTGCAGACAGCGGTCACTGTGGCCCGGGGCTGTGGCATGGTGGGCCCCCAGGAGCGTCTGGTCATTGTCCACGCCACCCCCCCTGAGCGAGGCCAGCCCGCCTCCCTCGAGCTCCTACCAGTGGAACCCTCCACAGCCGAGAACGGGGCTAAG GATCCTGACCAGGCTGCAAGCTACATCGTGGAGCCAGACCCCCGATCCAGCCACCTGGCCCTCAGCGGGTCCACCTTTGGTGTCCTTATGAAGCACTTCCCCAGGCTGCTGCCCAAG GTCCTGGTCCAGGGCACCGTCTTTGCCCGAATGGCCCCTGAGCAGAAGACAGAGCTGGTGTGCGAGCTGCAGAAGCTTCA GTACTGCGTGGGCATGTGTGGGGATGGTGCCAACGACTGTGGGGCCCTGAAGGCGGCTGACGTGGGCATCTCACTCTCCCAGGCCGAGGCCTCCGTGGTCTCGTCCTTCACCTCCAGTGTGGCCAGCATCGAGTGTGTGCCCATGGTCATCAG GGAGGGCCGCTGTTCGCTCGACACGTCCTTCAGCGTCTTCAAGTACATGGCCCTGTACAGCCTGACTCAGTTCATCTCCGTCCTGCTTCTCTACACG ATCAACACCAACCTGGGCGACCTGCAGTTCCTGACCATCGACCTGGTCATCACCACCACGGTGGCGGTGCTCATGAGCCGTACGGGGCCAGCGCTGGAGCTGGGGCGGGCGCGGCCGCCGGGGGCACTTCTCAGCGTGCCCGTGCTGGGCAGCctgctgctgcaggtggccctggTGGCCAGTGTGCAGCTGGGGGGCTACTTCCTGACCGTAGGCCAGCCCTG GTTCGTGCCACTGAACAGGACAGTGCCCGCGCCGGACAACCTGCCCAACTATGAGAACACAGTGGTCTTCTCTCTGTCCAGCTTCCAGTACCTCATCCTGGCCGCGGCCGTGTCCAAGGGGGCGCCCTTCCGCCGGCCGATCTACACCAACG TGCCCTTCCTGGTGGCCCTGGCGCTCTTGAGCTCCATCCTGGTGGGCCTCCTCCTGGTCCCCGGCCTCCTGCAGGGGCCGCTGGCACTGAGGAACATTGCCGACACCTGCTtcaagctgctgctgctggccctggTCGCCTTCAACTTCGTGGGGGCCTTCATGCTGGAG AGTGTGCTGGACCAGTGCCTCCCGGGCTGCCTGCTGCGGCTCCGGCCCAAACGGGCCTCTAAGAAGCGCTTCAAGCAGCTGGAGCAGGAGCTGGCTGAGCAGCCGTGGCCGCCGCCCGGGCCCGGGAGGTAA